A window of Streptomyces sp. NBC_01689 genomic DNA:
GGGGTACCCATGGCCGACATCACCCGGCGTCTCGGCTGGCGCCATCTGCGCGGGGCGCCGACCGCCCACGTCCGCCACCACCGGGCGGGCCGGCTCGTCCACGACGGCCCCGGGCTCAGCTTCTGGTACCGCTCGCTGACCGCCGCGCTCTCCGAAGTGCCGGTCGAAGACCGTGAGTTGGCGATGACCTTCCACGCCCGTACGTCGGACTTCCAGGACGTAGCGGTCCAGGCCACCGTCACCTACCGCATCAGCGACCCCGGCGTCGCGGCCGCACGCCTGGACTTCTCCATCGACCCCGACACGGGCTCCTGGCGCGGCACCCCCCTCGAACAGCTGGGGACGCTGCTGACCGAGACGGCCCAGCAGCACGCCCTGGACGTGCTCGCCCGCACGCCCCTGTCGGCGGCCCTGGTGGACGGCGTCGCCTCGGTGCGCGAGCGGATCGCGGGCGGCCTGGCCGCCGAACCCCGGCTTCCCTCCACGGGCATCGAGGTCGTGGCCGTACGCGTGGTGGCGCTGCGCCCCGAACCCGAGGTGGAGCGGGCCCTGCGCACCCCCGCCCGGGAGCAGATCCAGCAGGAGGCCGACCGGGCGACGTACGAACGGCGGGCCGTCGCGGTCGAGCGGGAGCGGGCCATCGCCGAGAACGAGCTGGCGAGTCAGATCGAACTGGCCCGGCGCGAGGAGCAGTTGGTCGACCAGCGCGGCACGAACGCGCGGCGCGAGGCGGAGGAGCACGCGGCCGCGGACGCGGTGCGGGCCACCGCCGAGGCGGCACGGACGGTACGGCTGGCGGACGCCGAGGGCACCCGGGTGGTGCGGCTGGCCGAGGCCGAGGCGCAGGCCGCCCGGGAGGTCGGCGAGGCCCGTGCCGTCGCCCAGGCCGCCTGGCTGCGGGTCCACTCGGAGGTGGACGTCGCCACGCTGCACGCGCTGACCGGCACGCGCCTCGCGGAGAACCTGCCGCGCATCGACAGCGTCACGGTGTCGCCCGACGTCCTGACCGGACTGCTCGCCCGGCTCGGCGGGGCACCGGGAGAGCCGGCGTGAGTCTCGCCCCACGGGTCGTGCTCGTCCATCGCACCACGGAGTACGAGGAGTTGGTGGCCCGGCACGGGACGTACGGACAAGCCGCGTTCTTCCTCACCTCCCGCGGCCGGGACATCGAGGAGGTCGCCGAGCGCGGCCGCCGCCACCGGCGGGCACTGGCCGAGGTCGCGTCGGCGGTGCCTCTGACGTGGCGTCAGGCCCGGGTCGAGCGGGGCGACCTGGACCGGTTCCTGTTCGGTCCCGAGGACGTCGTGGTCGTGGTGGGGCAGGACGGGCTGGTCGCCAACGTCGCCAAGTATCTGTCCGGGCAGCCCGTGATCGGTATCGACACCGATCCCGGGCGGAATCCGGGAGTACTGGTACGGCATCGGCCCCGGGACACCGGCGCCCTGCTCGCCTCGGCGCACAGGGGCCGGGCCGACGAGCTGACCATGGTCGAGGCCGTCGCGGACGACACGCAGCGGCTGCTGGCACTCAACGAGATCTATCTGGGAGCCGCGGGCCATCAGACGGCCCGCTATCGGCTGGGGCTCGACGAGTACGGGGGTGCCGTCGAGTCCCAGGCCTCGTCCGGGGTCC
This region includes:
- a CDS encoding SPFH domain-containing protein, whose product is MADITRRLGWRHLRGAPTAHVRHHRAGRLVHDGPGLSFWYRSLTAALSEVPVEDRELAMTFHARTSDFQDVAVQATVTYRISDPGVAAARLDFSIDPDTGSWRGTPLEQLGTLLTETAQQHALDVLARTPLSAALVDGVASVRERIAGGLAAEPRLPSTGIEVVAVRVVALRPEPEVERALRTPAREQIQQEADRATYERRAVAVERERAIAENELASQIELARREEQLVDQRGTNARREAEEHAAADAVRATAEAARTVRLADAEGTRVVRLAEAEAQAAREVGEARAVAQAAWLRVHSEVDVATLHALTGTRLAENLPRIDSVTVSPDVLTGLLARLGGAPGEPA